One genomic window of Columba livia isolate bColLiv1 breed racing homer chromosome 9, bColLiv1.pat.W.v2, whole genome shotgun sequence includes the following:
- the C9H2orf72 gene encoding uncharacterized protein C2orf72 homolog isoform X1, giving the protein MAAAELQELCALVERVGGRPAVLLVAEVAEGAPAAATLAAFARDLLGDEAPPGPGPACRSRRRVGGGQRALAARLLLVLCRGGAARSRGARARLREVVRDVRDRLPPAPPPAVVGVLLAGGDAEDAAVLDAALRRHFPAAGTVQAARYSPGSPAALRDCRAAACRALRAALQHPAEDVKDRERWRLPSFLRCIPWSQRSRGKSYEAKAANHINADDLQDPEEEMALTSLSPNGNYEEAAGGAGT; this is encoded by the exons atggcggcggcggagctgcaggagctgtgtgCGCTGGTGGAGCGGGTGGGCGGCCGGCCGGCCGTGCTGCTGGTGGCCGAGGTGGCGGAGGGGGCCCCGGCGGCGGCCACGCTGGCCGCCTTCGCCCGCGACCTCCTGGGCGACGAGGCGcccccggggccggggccggcgtGCCGGTCCCGGCGGCGGGTCGGCGGCGGGCAGCGGGCGCTGGCAGCgcggctgctgctggtgctgtgccGCGGAGGGGCGGCGCGGAGCCGCGGGGCCCGGGCTCGCCTGCGGGAGGTGGTGCGGGACGTGCGCGACCGCCTCCCCCCGGCACCGCCGCCCGCCGTGGTCGGCGTCCTCCTGGCCGGCGGGGATGCGGAGGACGCGGCGGTGCTGGACGCTGCGCTGCGCCGGCACTTCCCGGCGGCCGGCACGGTGCAGGCGGCCCGGTacagccccggcagccccgccGCCCTGCGCGACTGCCGCGCCGCCGCCTGCCGCGCACTGCGGGCCGCCCTGCAGCACCCCGCAG AAGACGTGAAAGACAGAGAGAGGTGGAGGCTCCCATCCTTCCTGCGGTGCATTCCTTGGAGCCAGAGGAGCCGGGGAAAAAGTTATGAAGCAAAAGCTGCAAACCACATTAATGCAG ATGACCTGCAGGACCCTGAGGAAGAAATGGCTCTGACCAGCCTGTCCCCCAATGGAAACTACGAAGAAGCTGCTGGAGGTGCAGGCACCTAG
- the C9H2orf72 gene encoding uncharacterized protein C2orf72 homolog isoform X2 produces the protein MAAAELQELCALVERVGGRPAVLLVAEVAEGAPAAATLAAFARDLLGDEAPPGPGPACRSRRRVGGGQRALAARLLLVLCRGGAARSRGARARLREVVRDVRDRLPPAPPPAVVGVLLAGGDAEDAAVLDAALRRHFPAAGTVQAARYSPGSPAALRDCRAAACRALRAALQHPADVKDRERWRLPSFLRCIPWSQRSRGKSYEAKAANHINADDLQDPEEEMALTSLSPNGNYEEAAGGAGT, from the exons atggcggcggcggagctgcaggagctgtgtgCGCTGGTGGAGCGGGTGGGCGGCCGGCCGGCCGTGCTGCTGGTGGCCGAGGTGGCGGAGGGGGCCCCGGCGGCGGCCACGCTGGCCGCCTTCGCCCGCGACCTCCTGGGCGACGAGGCGcccccggggccggggccggcgtGCCGGTCCCGGCGGCGGGTCGGCGGCGGGCAGCGGGCGCTGGCAGCgcggctgctgctggtgctgtgccGCGGAGGGGCGGCGCGGAGCCGCGGGGCCCGGGCTCGCCTGCGGGAGGTGGTGCGGGACGTGCGCGACCGCCTCCCCCCGGCACCGCCGCCCGCCGTGGTCGGCGTCCTCCTGGCCGGCGGGGATGCGGAGGACGCGGCGGTGCTGGACGCTGCGCTGCGCCGGCACTTCCCGGCGGCCGGCACGGTGCAGGCGGCCCGGTacagccccggcagccccgccGCCCTGCGCGACTGCCGCGCCGCCGCCTGCCGCGCACTGCGGGCCGCCCTGCAGCACCCCGCAG ACGTGAAAGACAGAGAGAGGTGGAGGCTCCCATCCTTCCTGCGGTGCATTCCTTGGAGCCAGAGGAGCCGGGGAAAAAGTTATGAAGCAAAAGCTGCAAACCACATTAATGCAG ATGACCTGCAGGACCCTGAGGAAGAAATGGCTCTGACCAGCCTGTCCCCCAATGGAAACTACGAAGAAGCTGCTGGAGGTGCAGGCACCTAG